The Desulfomonilaceae bacterium genome contains a region encoding:
- a CDS encoding thiolase family protein — protein MDRNVCVIAGGMSKWGVRDGSQRDFFQEAAKACYDDNPQLNPKEIDGLLVASAYTERTSYQTHLAPLVAEYVGVKPKNICARVELLCASGSSAIILAFAMIKSGQADVVMVAGGEKLYTPQKWEVFYSELASVDHDWDGGQGLGLPPPVFAMVAKQHMLQYGTKKEHLGTISVKNRRNSSKNPKAQFQTPVTMEEVMSGRMIVPPLTLYDCCPITDGAACVVLAAEEIAKDLTDKPLVYIRGTGQASVNNMSANMPNWTTWEALKIAASQAYSKSKVDPKEVNVAMTHDCFTISEIIEMEDLGFCKKGEGGFFVADGQNDFGGQVPTNTDGGLLGCGHPFGGTGIRQGIEVMRQLRGDAIQQVPNATVGLTHNLSGFIAAHTVLVYGREVA, from the coding sequence ATGGATCGTAACGTGTGCGTTATCGCCGGAGGAATGTCCAAGTGGGGGGTAAGAGACGGCAGTCAGAGAGATTTCTTTCAGGAAGCCGCGAAGGCCTGCTACGATGACAACCCTCAATTGAACCCAAAAGAAATTGATGGGTTACTAGTGGCATCCGCTTACACTGAGAGAACTTCTTATCAGACGCATCTTGCTCCACTTGTGGCAGAGTATGTTGGGGTAAAACCCAAAAACATTTGCGCCAGGGTAGAACTACTGTGCGCGAGTGGAAGTTCCGCGATAATTCTGGCTTTTGCCATGATTAAATCAGGTCAGGCCGATGTAGTCATGGTGGCCGGCGGAGAAAAACTTTACACCCCGCAGAAATGGGAAGTTTTCTACAGCGAACTGGCCTCTGTGGACCATGATTGGGATGGTGGCCAGGGACTAGGGTTGCCACCTCCTGTCTTCGCAATGGTGGCCAAGCAGCACATGCTTCAGTATGGCACGAAGAAGGAGCATCTTGGGACCATCTCTGTCAAGAACAGGAGAAACTCTTCCAAGAACCCCAAAGCCCAGTTTCAAACTCCAGTAACAATGGAAGAGGTTATGTCCGGCAGGATGATTGTGCCCCCGCTTACGCTTTACGATTGCTGCCCGATCACTGATGGGGCAGCATGCGTCGTTCTGGCGGCTGAAGAAATAGCCAAGGACTTGACGGACAAACCTCTTGTATACATTAGAGGAACTGGACAGGCCTCTGTAAACAACATGTCCGCGAACATGCCTAACTGGACCACCTGGGAAGCCTTAAAAATAGCAGCGAGCCAAGCTTATTCAAAATCCAAGGTGGACCCCAAAGAGGTCAATGTAGCCATGACTCATGATTGTTTCACCATTTCTGAAATAATCGAAATGGAAGATCTTGGGTTCTGCAAAAAAGGAGAAGGCGGATTCTTTGTGGCCGACGGTCAAAATGATTTTGGCGGTCAGGTGCCCACAAATACTGACGGCGGGCTACTCGGATGCGGACACCCCTTTGGTGGAACAGGAATCAGACAGGGAATTGAAGTTATGCGTCAACTGCGAGGAGACGCCATCCAGCAGGTTCCAAACGCAACCGTTGGGTTGACCCACAATTTGAGCGGATTTATAGCCGCCCATACTGTTCTTGTTTATGGGAGGGAAGTGGCATGA
- a CDS encoding type II toxin-antitoxin system VapB family antitoxin: MRTTLNIDDELIQKASKLTGIVEKTALVRLGLQSLIALESGKRLAKLGGTEKKLMPIPRRQRSS; the protein is encoded by the coding sequence GTGAGAACAACACTAAACATAGATGATGAGTTAATTCAAAAGGCTTCCAAACTGACCGGAATTGTAGAGAAGACAGCCCTTGTCAGGCTTGGGCTTCAGTCGTTGATTGCGCTGGAAAGTGGCAAACGGCTTGCTAAACTCGGGGGGACCGAAAAAAAGTTAATGCCGATACCTCGTAGACAAAGAAGTAGCTAA
- a CDS encoding type II toxin-antitoxin system VapC family toxin, which yields MVLVDTSIWVAHLRAGHTVLKALLNDGAVFCHPFVIGELACGNIKNRSEILTLLQALPMAEFVEHEDVMKFIETRHLMGKGLGYVDAHILASSILTTVPLWTLDKRLNAIATTLEIAY from the coding sequence ATGGTACTTGTTGACACGTCCATATGGGTTGCCCATCTGCGCGCCGGCCACACAGTACTTAAGGCGTTATTGAATGACGGGGCAGTCTTCTGTCATCCTTTTGTAATCGGCGAACTCGCTTGCGGGAATATCAAAAATAGGTCTGAAATACTCACTCTCCTGCAGGCTCTTCCCATGGCTGAATTTGTTGAACATGAAGACGTTATGAAGTTCATAGAGACTCGTCATCTTATGGGCAAAGGACTTGGTTATGTCGACGCGCACATCCTAGCCTCGTCGATATTGACTACTGTCCCATTATGGACACTCGACAAAAGACTCAACGCAATTGCCACCACCTTGGAGATAGCGTACTAA
- a CDS encoding ABC-F family ATP-binding cassette domain-containing protein, with protein MIFLNNVAKYVQGRALFEQLNLNIHRGDRVGIIGPNGAGKSTLLGMMEGLIETDKGEVTVEKRIKIGVLHQEITQGSDGPILEEVMNVSDRLRAIKQRLRELEGAMGTLAEDSSQASELLEEHGQLQSEFEQLGGYSLEARATKTLQGLGFSSEDWTRRWSEFSGGWRMRVALARILLSEPDALLLDEPTNHLDLDSLLWVEQYLADFRGALVIVSHDRAFLNKLVNRIVEVDAGKATTCSGNFDDHERTKETQQEILVASFKNQQEKIKRIQKFIDQNRVKARTASRAQSRLKMLDKIEKIELPTKQRRVKFTFPQPQPSGRRVIEILGLVKKFGSKTVYNGFDFKVDKGEKIGLVGPNGAGKSTLLKIMAGVLPYDDGVVQPGHNVKAGYFAQHQSESLNSELSVLLEATSVAPGASEQEVRNILGAFLFSGDDVYKKVKVLSGGEKSRLALTKIMLAPPNFLLMDEPTNHLDIPSCEILEEGLKKFSGTMVLITHDRRLMNSVCTGILEIHDAGGDFYPGNYDDYQFKKDLMSKEVQSSPPEVHFVNPVSQLNQANPGTKDQRKDKKRKDAQTRQALSKKMGPFKEQIRLIEIDMGKKEIRRKEIQDLIADPKIYEDKDTLMSLLSEEPALSKEINALEEQWEHLHTELEALELQSG; from the coding sequence TTGATTTTCTTAAATAATGTAGCCAAGTATGTTCAAGGCAGAGCGCTTTTCGAACAATTAAATCTGAATATTCACAGAGGAGACCGAGTAGGAATCATTGGACCCAATGGAGCTGGAAAATCAACTCTACTGGGAATGATGGAAGGCCTTATCGAAACGGACAAGGGAGAAGTTACGGTCGAAAAGAGAATAAAGATAGGCGTCCTACATCAGGAAATAACTCAAGGGAGTGATGGTCCGATTCTGGAAGAAGTTATGAATGTGTCGGACCGGCTCAGAGCCATAAAACAGAGACTGCGGGAACTTGAAGGGGCTATGGGAACACTTGCTGAAGATTCATCGCAAGCCTCGGAACTTCTGGAGGAGCATGGTCAGCTCCAAAGTGAATTCGAACAATTGGGTGGCTATTCTCTCGAGGCTCGAGCGACCAAGACACTCCAGGGTCTGGGTTTCTCTTCAGAAGATTGGACGAGAAGATGGAGTGAATTTTCCGGCGGCTGGCGAATGCGTGTGGCGCTGGCCAGGATTCTTTTGTCAGAACCGGACGCCCTGTTGCTTGATGAGCCTACAAATCATCTTGATTTAGACAGTCTGCTTTGGGTAGAGCAATACCTTGCCGATTTCAGGGGAGCGCTTGTTATTGTATCCCACGACAGGGCGTTTCTTAACAAACTGGTGAATCGTATAGTCGAGGTCGACGCAGGGAAAGCTACGACATGCTCCGGAAACTTTGATGACCATGAAAGAACGAAAGAGACCCAACAGGAAATTTTGGTAGCGTCATTTAAGAATCAACAGGAAAAGATTAAAAGAATTCAAAAATTCATCGACCAAAACCGTGTAAAGGCAAGGACCGCCAGTCGTGCCCAGAGTAGACTGAAAATGCTCGACAAGATTGAAAAGATCGAACTTCCAACTAAACAGAGACGGGTAAAATTCACGTTTCCTCAACCTCAACCTTCCGGGAGAAGGGTTATAGAAATCCTCGGTTTGGTTAAAAAATTCGGTTCCAAAACAGTTTACAACGGGTTTGATTTCAAGGTCGATAAAGGAGAGAAAATAGGGCTGGTAGGACCAAATGGAGCCGGAAAATCCACGTTGCTCAAGATTATGGCCGGAGTCTTACCTTATGACGACGGAGTTGTTCAACCGGGCCACAACGTGAAGGCCGGTTACTTTGCCCAGCATCAATCTGAAAGTCTGAATTCAGAACTTTCGGTTTTGTTGGAAGCCACCTCTGTTGCCCCTGGCGCTTCCGAACAGGAAGTGCGCAACATATTGGGGGCGTTTCTGTTTTCAGGTGACGATGTGTACAAGAAAGTCAAGGTTCTCTCTGGTGGAGAAAAGAGTAGGCTGGCTTTAACGAAAATTATGCTGGCTCCTCCTAATTTCCTGCTAATGGATGAACCTACAAACCATCTTGATATTCCTTCTTGCGAAATCCTTGAAGAGGGACTTAAGAAATTCTCAGGAACCATGGTTCTGATCACACATGATCGTAGGCTGATGAACTCTGTTTGCACCGGGATTCTGGAAATTCACGACGCTGGAGGAGATTTTTACCCTGGAAACTATGATGATTATCAGTTCAAAAAAGACCTGATGAGTAAAGAGGTTCAGAGTTCTCCACCTGAAGTCCACTTTGTCAACCCTGTGTCGCAGTTGAACCAGGCGAACCCGGGCACAAAGGACCAACGAAAAGACAAAAAAAGGAAAGACGCTCAGACGCGACAGGCTCTATCCAAAAAAATGGGTCCGTTCAAAGAACAGATCAGGCTGATAGAAATTGACATGGGGAAAAAGGAGATTCGTCGGAAAGAGATTCAGGACTTGATCGCAGACCCCAAAATTTACGAGGACAAAGACACCTTGATGTCCCTTCTCTCCGAGGAACCGGCTTTATCTAAGGAAATAAATGCGTTGGAAGAACAATGGGAGCACCTCCATACGGAACTCGAAGCATTGGAGCTTCAGTCCGGGTGA
- a CDS encoding ATP-binding protein, translating to MSKIATKRQITRLVGKAIGDFSLIEENDKILVALSGGKDSWSLLYTLLALQKKAPIHYDVAAVTLATDFDADGLEKMACRLKSDNIPHTIIVSDIPSIVSKHLTKGTNPCSFCSRLRRGALYSFASRNGWNKIALGHHLDDFIETLLLNMFFNGSIKGMSPKLTADNGANIVIRPLVYVREVITSKMSEEMGLPIVACGCIFQGMVDSRRHWVKRLLLDLETQVPDIKSSLLSSMGRVRKRHLFPDLTGTELH from the coding sequence ATGTCCAAGATTGCAACCAAAAGACAAATTACACGCCTTGTAGGGAAAGCTATCGGTGATTTTTCATTAATTGAGGAAAATGACAAAATTCTTGTGGCTCTTTCCGGAGGCAAGGACTCCTGGTCCCTTCTTTATACCTTGCTAGCCCTGCAAAAGAAGGCCCCTATTCACTACGATGTCGCCGCTGTCACCCTTGCCACAGATTTTGACGCTGACGGTCTGGAGAAAATGGCCTGCCGACTGAAAAGCGACAACATTCCTCATACGATTATTGTTTCAGATATTCCTTCTATTGTTTCAAAGCACCTCACCAAAGGCACAAATCCGTGTTCTTTTTGCTCACGACTCAGGCGAGGCGCTCTGTATTCATTCGCTTCAAGAAATGGATGGAATAAGATCGCATTGGGTCATCATCTGGATGATTTCATTGAAACTCTGCTTTTGAACATGTTTTTTAATGGATCGATAAAAGGGATGAGTCCCAAGCTTACGGCCGACAATGGCGCCAACATTGTTATCAGACCTCTTGTTTATGTTCGAGAAGTGATTACTTCAAAAATGTCTGAAGAAATGGGATTGCCTATAGTGGCCTGCGGGTGCATATTCCAGGGAATGGTGGATTCCAGGAGACATTGGGTAAAAAGACTGCTGCTTGACTTGGAAACACAGGTCCCAGATATTAAATCGAGCTTACTATCATCCATGGGACGGGTGCGCAAAAGGCACTTGTTTCCAGACTTAACCGGAACAGAACTTCATTAA
- a CDS encoding riboflavin synthase, translating into MFTGIVESRGVIRAIEPYQNFIRLVIKSNMDLTDVKEGDSILVDGVCLTATKVSIESKQISMDVSPETLNVTTLGQSKNGAGVNLEKAMRMDSRFGGHIVSGHVDCLGRIVEKRQVGVGFLLGFEVDSSRYLVEKGSVAIDGVSLTVNRVERNRFWVMIIPHTSDLTGLTDKKINDTVNIEFDIIGKYVEKFVNVWSSKPGLDEQTLRKYGFI; encoded by the coding sequence ATGTTCACAGGAATAGTCGAGAGCAGAGGAGTGATAAGGGCTATCGAGCCTTATCAGAATTTCATCAGACTAGTAATAAAATCGAATATGGATTTGACGGACGTTAAGGAAGGGGATTCAATCCTCGTTGACGGAGTATGTCTCACAGCGACAAAGGTGTCGATCGAGAGTAAACAAATTTCAATGGATGTTTCTCCTGAAACGTTGAATGTTACGACCCTTGGACAATCCAAAAACGGCGCAGGTGTAAATCTTGAGAAGGCGATGAGGATGGATTCCCGTTTTGGAGGGCACATAGTTTCAGGACATGTAGACTGTCTGGGGAGGATAGTGGAAAAACGTCAAGTGGGTGTCGGCTTTTTGCTTGGCTTTGAGGTTGATTCGTCCAGATACTTGGTGGAAAAGGGTAGTGTCGCCATAGACGGCGTCAGTTTAACGGTGAATAGAGTTGAACGAAACCGATTCTGGGTTATGATCATCCCGCATACCTCTGATTTGACAGGGTTGACCGATAAAAAGATCAATGATACTGTCAATATTGAGTTCGATATAATAGGTAAGTATGTGGAAAAATTTGTAAACGTTTGGTCAAGCAAGCCTGGGCTCGATGAACAGACTTTGCGAAAATATGGATTTATCTAG
- a CDS encoding bifunctional 3,4-dihydroxy-2-butanone-4-phosphate synthase/GTP cyclohydrolase II, producing the protein MGVLVGVEEAVEEIKQGRMVILVDDEDRENEGDLTMAAEKVTPEAINFMTKYGRGLLCLSMTREKIESLDLPMMVSDNKSPFGTNFTVSIEATRGVTTGISAYDRAVTILTAVDEDATPGDIISPGHVFPLRARKGGVLVRAGQTEGSVDLSRLAGLAPAGVICEVLNEDGTMARLPDLMIMAEKHGLKICTIKDLIKYRMRTEKLVRRGAETVLPTEFGGDFKLIVYENDVDNHNHVALVKGEVNPEEPTLVRVHSECLTGDVFGSKRCDCGNQLEKAMHMVEEAGKGVILYMQQEGRGIGLLNKIKAYALQDQGCDTVEANLRLGFKPDLRDYGIGAQMLADLGVKKMRLMTNNPTKIVGLEGYGLEVIEQVPIVCEPCSTNLRYLKTKKEKMGHLYELSSC; encoded by the coding sequence ATGGGCGTGCTTGTAGGTGTAGAAGAGGCTGTTGAAGAGATAAAACAAGGACGAATGGTGATTCTTGTTGATGACGAAGATCGTGAAAACGAGGGTGACCTCACTATGGCCGCAGAAAAGGTAACACCGGAGGCCATTAACTTTATGACCAAATACGGGCGAGGACTTTTGTGCTTGTCCATGACCAGAGAAAAGATCGAATCTTTAGATTTGCCGATGATGGTGTCGGACAACAAATCCCCTTTTGGCACCAATTTCACTGTTTCAATTGAAGCGACAAGGGGAGTAACCACTGGAATTTCCGCTTATGACCGTGCTGTTACCATTCTTACGGCAGTGGATGAGGACGCAACACCTGGTGACATAATATCCCCTGGCCATGTTTTCCCTCTTAGGGCCCGCAAGGGTGGTGTCCTTGTGAGAGCCGGCCAGACTGAAGGAAGTGTAGACCTGTCAAGATTGGCTGGTTTAGCCCCAGCCGGGGTAATATGTGAGGTCTTGAACGAAGATGGCACAATGGCCCGTTTGCCGGACCTTATGATCATGGCTGAAAAACATGGCCTCAAAATATGTACCATAAAGGATCTCATAAAGTACAGAATGCGCACCGAGAAACTCGTTCGAAGAGGAGCTGAAACTGTTTTACCCACAGAGTTCGGGGGTGATTTCAAGCTGATCGTTTATGAGAACGATGTGGACAATCACAATCATGTGGCCTTGGTAAAAGGTGAAGTCAACCCGGAGGAACCAACCCTTGTTCGTGTCCATTCCGAATGTTTAACTGGAGACGTCTTTGGTTCGAAAAGATGTGATTGCGGCAATCAATTGGAAAAGGCCATGCACATGGTGGAAGAGGCCGGCAAGGGCGTAATATTGTACATGCAGCAGGAGGGACGCGGAATAGGCTTGCTGAACAAGATCAAGGCGTATGCTCTTCAGGATCAAGGATGTGACACGGTTGAAGCAAACTTGAGACTCGGTTTCAAACCGGATCTTCGGGATTACGGTATCGGCGCGCAAATGCTGGCCGATCTGGGTGTCAAAAAAATGCGCTTGATGACCAATAATCCCACCAAGATTGTAGGTCTGGAAGGTTACGGCCTTGAAGTTATTGAGCAGGTTCCAATAGTTTGCGAGCCCTGCTCGACGAACCTTAGATACTTAAAGACCAAAAAGGAAAAAATGGGACATCTATATGAATTGTCCTCGTGCTAA
- the ribE gene encoding 6,7-dimethyl-8-ribityllumazine synthase: MTRMIEGVFNASGLKAVLVASRFNDFVVSRLIDGAIDTLVRHGMASEDITIVRVPGAFEIPQVINAAAHSKKFDMAIALGAVIRGSTPHFDFIASEVSKGVAQTALTSTIPVSFGVLTTDTLEQAIERAGSKGGNKGSEAAMSAIEMASLLKSI, translated from the coding sequence ATGACTAGAATGATTGAAGGCGTCTTTAACGCCTCCGGTCTTAAAGCAGTGTTGGTAGCTAGTCGCTTTAACGATTTTGTGGTGTCCAGGCTTATCGATGGAGCCATAGACACTTTAGTCAGACATGGCATGGCGTCTGAAGATATAACGATTGTCAGGGTACCGGGCGCGTTTGAAATACCGCAAGTTATTAACGCTGCTGCGCACTCAAAGAAATTTGATATGGCTATAGCTCTAGGCGCTGTAATAAGAGGTTCCACTCCTCATTTTGATTTTATCGCGTCGGAAGTGTCCAAAGGTGTAGCGCAGACAGCTCTCACATCTACGATTCCTGTAAGCTTTGGTGTCTTGACCACAGACACTTTGGAGCAGGCGATTGAAAGAGCTGGATCTAAAGGTGGCAACAAAGGTTCTGAGGCTGCTATGTCGGCCATAGAAATGGCTAGTTTGCTAAAATCTATATGA
- the nusB gene encoding transcription antitermination factor NusB: MPSRRKTREFALQVLFSAETLNQSPLRTLRFLETHFGSDPEKVVQTDRVSMDFASALIIAVTDHKDSIDRLISEFSENWKLHRINQVDRNILRMAIAEMTTFPETPTAVILNEAIEIGKKYGAENSGAFINGVLDRIRSVRLDLSLDSDTPEINDQLD, translated from the coding sequence GTGCCTTCCAGAAGAAAAACTCGTGAATTCGCGTTGCAAGTATTATTCTCCGCGGAAACACTGAATCAGTCTCCATTGAGAACTCTCCGCTTTTTGGAAACCCACTTTGGATCGGATCCGGAAAAGGTTGTCCAAACCGATAGAGTCTCAATGGATTTCGCATCTGCTCTAATCATAGCGGTTACGGACCACAAAGACTCCATAGACCGCCTGATCTCAGAATTTTCAGAGAACTGGAAGCTTCATCGAATTAATCAGGTTGACCGAAACATATTACGCATGGCCATAGCTGAAATGACCACGTTTCCGGAAACCCCCACCGCCGTAATCCTGAATGAGGCTATTGAGATTGGAAAAAAATACGGAGCTGAGAATTCAGGAGCCTTTATTAATGGAGTGTTGGACCGAATCAGGTCTGTAAGGCTAGACCTTTCATTGGACTCCGATACACCTGAAATTAATGATCAACTTGACTAA
- the mtaB gene encoding tRNA (N(6)-L-threonylcarbamoyladenosine(37)-C(2))-methylthiotransferase MtaB: MSKIITSDTTLPSRKAHVYVMGCKVNQAEIDSVAGFLMENGFEIDQHSETPEIIFVNTCCVTDSAAGKSRRMIRKLADQYPSSRLLVSGCLSEIDPEMIKRVAPNADVLGTYDKDRFQEIIFAKSSTVLESSLIPASSCLKFSSVWRSFRSSRSRAFLKVQDGCSHRCSYCVVPIARGPSRSMNVKEVINNVRDLVKSGFSEIALTGVHLGAYGRDLSPRSSLDCLIAELLANTSNCRFRLSSIEPQDFSDELVMLVSQSSRICRHFHIPTQSGDDEILKRMFRPYRTGLVRDLADKILEHVTDACLGMDIMVGFPGESESSFQTTLEFVKGSRFSYFHVFPFSPRRGTVAYGLPLRTPNKVARSRVKILRSLSNERRQEFYKRFVGRALEAVVESVGEDSDGWGKALTDNYLSVNVSGLDKGLKRKIVPVRIHTVSKNDVIGSLLREK, encoded by the coding sequence ATGTCAAAAATCATTACATCTGACACCACCCTGCCTTCCCGAAAAGCGCATGTCTATGTGATGGGATGCAAGGTGAACCAGGCCGAGATTGATAGTGTGGCAGGCTTCCTCATGGAGAATGGGTTTGAAATAGACCAACACAGCGAAACGCCGGAAATCATTTTTGTTAACACCTGTTGTGTTACTGATTCAGCAGCCGGAAAATCCCGTCGTATGATTCGAAAATTGGCGGATCAATATCCATCCTCCAGATTATTGGTTTCCGGTTGTCTTTCTGAAATCGATCCCGAGATGATCAAAAGAGTCGCTCCGAACGCTGATGTCCTCGGGACATATGACAAAGACCGTTTTCAAGAAATCATTTTCGCTAAATCATCGACTGTTTTAGAATCTAGTCTTATTCCAGCGTCATCGTGTCTAAAATTTTCCAGTGTGTGGAGATCATTTCGGTCATCCAGGAGTCGGGCTTTCCTGAAAGTTCAGGATGGTTGCTCGCATCGCTGTTCCTATTGCGTTGTACCGATAGCGAGGGGACCGTCTCGCAGTATGAATGTCAAGGAAGTCATAAACAATGTTCGAGACCTTGTTAAATCAGGATTTTCCGAGATAGCTTTGACGGGGGTTCATTTAGGAGCCTACGGTAGAGATCTGTCTCCGAGATCGTCTCTCGACTGTCTTATCGCAGAGCTACTTGCCAACACATCAAATTGCCGGTTTAGGTTGAGTTCAATCGAACCTCAGGACTTTTCTGATGAGTTGGTCATGTTGGTTTCACAAAGTTCCAGAATTTGCCGGCACTTCCATATTCCTACGCAGAGCGGAGACGACGAGATTCTCAAACGGATGTTCAGGCCTTACAGGACTGGTTTGGTTCGCGACCTTGCGGATAAGATTCTAGAACACGTAACCGACGCTTGTTTGGGCATGGACATAATGGTTGGATTCCCAGGTGAATCTGAATCCTCGTTCCAAACCACCCTGGAATTTGTCAAGGGATCTCGTTTCAGCTATTTTCATGTATTTCCATTTTCTCCCAGAAGGGGAACAGTGGCATACGGGCTTCCCCTACGGACTCCTAACAAGGTAGCTCGCTCAAGAGTGAAGATTCTTCGGAGTCTCTCAAATGAACGGCGCCAGGAATTCTACAAGAGATTTGTAGGACGGGCTTTAGAAGCTGTTGTCGAGTCGGTTGGAGAAGATTCTGATGGATGGGGTAAAGCTCTCACGGACAATTACCTTTCCGTGAATGTTAGCGGTCTGGATAAGGGACTTAAGAGAAAGATTGTGCCGGTTAGAATCCACACGGTGTCCAAAAATGATGTTATAGGATCACTTCTACGGGAAAAGTAA
- the selA gene encoding L-seryl-tRNA(Sec) selenium transferase: MTDKKSESLFSLIPSVDRLLSNPDIQRLLNLYSPTLVKQIITSTLDNVRLLIRNDKLISEDLAPDLMVSKIRLAVEKRLSRKLHKLINATGVVVHTNMGRSPLSREVAQRIFEAAISYSNLEYDLEKGKRGQRNAHLRSLMEELTGAEAVLAVNNNAAAVLLALSSIAKGREVIVSRGELIEIGGSFRIPEVMAQSGAVLREVGTTNRTHPQDYVQAITDSTALILKVHTSNYRIVGFTREVSLEELTQIGKDYELPTMMDLGSGCLVDLSPFGLSEEITVQEVIAKGIDVVSFSGDKLLGGPQAGILAGKKEMIDKMAVNPLARALRMDKLTLAGLEATLQEYTRSSDPTNYIPTLAMIKKSQGDLMIDASKIAEALEFAMGQRAQISIEQGSGRVGGGALPMSDLPGPRVCVKPLNFSAARLESALRRGDPPVVALAKDDCIVIDPRTLLDDQVEMIPNLISTAFSLVEKGL, encoded by the coding sequence GTGACGGACAAGAAATCTGAATCTTTGTTCAGTCTTATTCCTTCAGTAGACAGGTTACTTTCCAATCCTGATATTCAGCGCCTGTTAAACTTATATTCTCCGACATTAGTAAAACAGATCATTACATCTACGCTGGACAATGTGCGCTTGCTCATTAGAAATGACAAATTGATTTCTGAAGACCTTGCCCCGGATTTGATGGTTAGCAAAATTCGGCTTGCAGTCGAAAAGCGATTATCCCGTAAACTTCATAAACTCATTAATGCCACTGGCGTGGTTGTTCACACAAATATGGGTCGTTCCCCGTTGTCAAGGGAAGTTGCGCAAAGAATTTTTGAGGCGGCCATTTCTTACTCGAACCTTGAATATGACCTGGAAAAGGGTAAGCGTGGTCAGAGAAACGCGCATTTGAGATCCTTGATGGAAGAACTAACCGGAGCGGAAGCTGTTCTTGCGGTTAATAACAACGCCGCAGCGGTTCTACTGGCTTTGAGTTCAATTGCTAAAGGGCGGGAAGTGATCGTTTCGAGAGGTGAGTTGATCGAGATCGGGGGCTCTTTTCGCATCCCCGAAGTTATGGCCCAATCCGGGGCCGTCTTGAGGGAAGTTGGGACAACCAACAGGACCCATCCCCAGGATTATGTACAGGCCATAACCGACAGTACCGCTCTTATTCTAAAAGTTCATACTAGCAATTACAGAATTGTAGGATTTACGCGCGAAGTATCTTTGGAGGAACTGACTCAAATAGGCAAAGATTACGAACTGCCTACAATGATGGACCTGGGAAGCGGATGTCTCGTTGATCTGTCTCCTTTTGGACTCTCGGAAGAAATCACTGTTCAGGAAGTTATTGCCAAAGGGATTGACGTTGTCAGTTTCAGCGGGGACAAGCTGTTGGGTGGGCCACAGGCGGGGATTCTAGCCGGAAAGAAGGAAATGATTGATAAAATGGCTGTAAACCCGCTGGCACGGGCTCTGAGAATGGACAAGTTAACCCTTGCCGGTTTGGAGGCCACACTTCAGGAGTATACCCGATCATCGGATCCGACAAATTATATACCCACTCTGGCTATGATCAAGAAAAGTCAGGGCGATCTGATGATAGACGCCTCAAAAATTGCCGAAGCTTTGGAATTTGCCATGGGACAAAGAGCGCAAATAAGCATTGAACAGGGTTCCGGCAGAGTAGGTGGAGGCGCTTTACCTATGAGTGACCTCCCTGGCCCCCGCGTTTGCGTAAAACCTCTCAATTTCTCCGCCGCTCGTCTTGAAAGCGCCCTCAGACGAGGAGACCCACCGGTCGTAGCGCTAGCCAAGGATGATTGCATAGTGATTGACCCTAGAACCCTGTTGGATGATCAGGTCGAAATGATCCCCAATTTGATCTCTACTGCGTTCAGTCTCGTTGAGAAAGGGCTCTGA